Below is a genomic region from Campylobacter concisus.
ATTTAATAAACTTGCAAATATCGACGGGCCAGACGAGAAATTTAAAAAAGCTCTGCAAAGCATTGGAATGGATGCAAACTACTTAAAGGTTGCAATGGCACGCGATGCTAGCAGCGGGCTTGATATGTTTTTAAACACTCTAGCCAAAGTCGATAAAAAGGCTCAAATGGGCGTACTAACTAATCTGTTCGGTACTCAATTTGCCGACGATATGGGCTCGCTAGTAAATGCGATCGGTCAATACAACCAGGCTGTAAATTTAGTAAACGATAAGGGAGCGATCGGCAGTATGGACGAAGCGATGAAGGCTAAACTAGCCACTACTAAAAGCGGACTAGAAAGGCTATCTGAAAGCTTCATAAGCTTGGGTATCACGATAGGTGATGCCTTTTTGCCAACGTTAAATTTAATCGTAAATGGACTTTCAAAAGTGACAAATTCTATAG
It encodes:
- a CDS encoding phage tail tape measure protein; this translates as FNKLANIDGPDEKFKKALQSIGMDANYLKVAMARDASSGLDMFLNTLAKVDKKAQMGVLTNLFGTQFADDMGSLVNAIGQYNQAVNLVNDKGAIGSMDEAMKAKLATTKSGLERLSESFISLGITIGDAFLPTLNLIVNGLSKVTNSI